In the genome of Nitrospiria bacterium, one region contains:
- a CDS encoding GNAT family N-acetyltransferase translates to MAILIREGQDLDIQQLHALYHHAPWAKGRDLDGIKRMLENTDYVFSAWDGPRLIGFARVLTDRIYRATLWDVVVHPDYQGRGVGEAVMKTILSHPVLSEVEKFWLNTRDKQAFYERFGFVRSDQGMVRDRAASGDCCD, encoded by the coding sequence ATGGCTATCCTCATTAGGGAAGGGCAGGACCTCGATATCCAGCAGCTGCACGCCCTGTATCATCACGCCCCATGGGCAAAAGGCCGTGATCTCGACGGCATCAAGCGGATGCTGGAGAACACGGATTATGTGTTTTCGGCCTGGGACGGTCCGCGCTTGATCGGGTTCGCGCGCGTCCTGACGGATCGAATCTATCGCGCGACGCTGTGGGACGTGGTCGTCCATCCCGATTATCAGGGCCGGGGAGTGGGAGAGGCCGTGATGAAAACGATTTTGTCTCACCCGGTTCTTTCCGAGGTTGAAAAGTTCTGGTTGAATACGCGGGACAAGCAGGCGTTCTACGAGCGGTTTGGTTTTGTCCGAAGCGACCAGGGAATGGTGAGGGACCGCGCCGCATCGGGAGACTGTTGTGATTAA